The Candidatus Caldatribacterium sp. genome includes the window GCCACCGGCTACAACGGTGCCCCCACGGGAGTTGCCCACTGCACCGAAGAGACCTGCCTCCGGAACGTGAAGAACATCCCCTCCGGGCAGATGCACGAGCTCTGCCGGGGGCTCCATGCCGAGCAGAACGTCATCATCCAGGCGGCTCTCTACGGGGTGAGCACAAAAGGAGCCACGCTCTACTGCACTCATAAACCCTGCATCCTCTGCGTGAAGATGCTCATCAATGCCGGGATTGTCCGGATTGTCTACGAGAACCCCTATCCCGACCCCCTCTCAGAAGAACTCCTCAAAGAAGCAGGCATTGAGGTTACGGTATTCTCGGGAGGACAGAGCGATGCTCCGTGAAGCGCTCTTTTTCCCCTTCTTGGCTTTTCTTTTGTCCTTAGGGCTTGTGCCCCTTGTCATCCGCTTCAGCGAGCGCCGGGGGTGCTTTGATCTCCCCGATGGGGAACGTAAAATCCACGATCGGCCCATCTCGCGCCTTGGGGGGCTTGCGGTTTTTGGGGCTTTCCTTTTGAGTTTCATATTCCTTGCTTTCGCCCTCTCCCTTCCCCTTTCGCCCTTTTTCCTCCTTGGTGTGGGGGTGATTTTTGCCACCGGGCTTTTGGATGATTTCCTCTCCCTTCCGCCCTGGGAGAAGTTCGCCGGCCAGTGCCTTGGAGCTTGCTTCCTCCTTCTGGGGGGTGTGGTTATCCGCTTTTTCACCCTTCCCTGGAGCCACGTGGTGTACTTGGGGTGGTTTGGGTATCCTCTCACGCTTTTTTGGATTGTGGGGATTTCCAATGCCTTGAACCTCATCGATGGGCTTGACGGGCTTTCGGGGGGAGTGGGGGCCATCGCCGGCTTCACCTTGGGAATCATTGCCCTCCAGGAGGGAAGGGTTGAGCCGGCGCTTTTTTCCTTCCTCCTTGTGGGGGCTGTCCTTGGCTTTCTCCCCTACAACTTTCCTCCCGCAAGGATTTTCCTCGGGGATGGGGGAGCGCTCTTCCTTGGGGGGATGCTTGCGGCCATTTCCGTGCAGGGGGCGGTGAAGAGCGCCGCGGCGTTCACCCTCGTGCTTCCTGCCATTATCCTTGGCGTTCCGATTTTCGACACCCTCTTTGCCATCGTGCGCCGCAAAAAGAACCGTCTCCCCATCTCTTCTCCGGATCGGGGGCACCTCCACCACCGCCTCCTCGAGCGGGGGTACTCTAAACGCGAGGTGCTCACCATTTTCTACGGCCTCAGTGGTCTCTGTGGTGGAATAGCCATTTTCGTGAATACTTTTCTGGCGAATAGCACCTACTCCCTTCTTCTCTTTTTCCTTGTGGTTCTCTTCTTCTTAAGCCTTGGGAGGAACCTCAAAGTCACGGAACTTCCAAAGGAGAAAAAGCCCCTTGTCCGGCATTAGTGTGGCTTTTGTTCTTGGAACAAGACCCGAGATTGTGAAGCTTGCTCCCCTCATTCGTGCCCTCGAGAGGAGAAAAGAATTCTTTCCCTGGGTTGTCCACACCGGGCAGCATCGGGAAATGGCGGCATCCTTTTTTGAGGTCTTTCGAATTTCCCCCCGGTACGATCTTGGAGTCATGGTGGAAGGACAGTCGCTCTTCTACCTCACCTCCCGAATCCTTGAGGGTCTTGAGGGAGTCTTTACGAAAGACCGTCCCGACCTTGTGGTTGTCCAGGGAGACACGACTTCGGCGCTCTGCGGAGCAATGGCGGCTTTCTACCTGAAGATCCCCTGCGCCCACGTGGAGGCGGGTCTTCGCTCCTTCAGTAAGTACAGTCCCTTTCCCGAAGAGATGAATCGGGTTCTCATTGGACGCCTCGCCGATATGCACTTTGCCCCCACACCACGGGCGCGGGAAAACCTCCTGAAGGAGGGAATTCCAAAGGAGCGCATTTTCGTCACCGGGAATACAGTCGTTGATGCCCTCTTTGGTGTCCTTGAGGCGTATCCCTCTTTCACTCACCCCCTCCTCAGGGAGGAGGCTTGTGGGGGAACCATCATCACGGTTACGGCGCACCGGCGGGAGAACTGGGGGGAAGGAATTGAAGGAGTTGCCCGGGCCATCCGGAGAATTGTCCTTGAGCGGGAGGACGTGAAGGTCTTCTTTCCTCTCCATCCGAATCCCCGGGTCCGGGAGAGGGTGCTACCGGTGCTCTCTGGTGTTCCCCGGGTGTTCCTTCTTGATTCCCTTCCGTATCCGGATTTCGTGCGCCTCCTTGCCCGAAGTCGGGTTGTGGTGAGCGATTCCGGAGGGGTTCAGGAGGAGGCGACGGCGTTGGGGGTTCCCGTCGTGGTTACAAGGGACACTACAGAACGTCCGGAGGTCCTCGAGTGCGGCCTTGGAGTGCTCTCCGGGTGCAACGAGGAGGCCATCGTTCAAGAGGTGAGGACCCTTCTGGAAGAGGGGAAAGAGAGGGAGAGGAAGTTCGTCTTCGGTGACGGAAGAGCGGCTGAACGCATGATTGAGGTGCTGGCCGCGTTCTTCGGTCTTCCTGGAACCTTTGAGGAATTCATCCCCGAGTAGCTTTCTTGGACTCTCGGGAAAGATGAGCAGCAGCCCGCAGACGGGCAAGGGACCGAAGAAGCGCCATCTGGGCACGGGCAAAGTCAACATTTGCGGCTTTTTCCCTGAGTCGGATCTCGGCCCGTCGCGCTGCTTCCTGGGCCCGGGCCACATCGATTTCGTGAGCTTCTTCGGCGCTGTGGACGAGAACCGTCACTTTCTCGGGAGTGACTTCCGCAACCCCACCCCCTAAGGCGAAGTAGAGCTCCTCCCCGTTTTCCTTTCGGCAGTACAAAACTCCGATGGGGAGCTCAAACAAAGCCCGAGCATGTCCCGGAAGCACTCCTCGTTTCCCGTCGGGGCATTCAAAGATGAGGGAGCGAACCTCGGGGATGGTTATTTCCCGTTCAGGGGTGATGATCACAAGAGTCATCGTCCTCACAGGCGCTTGAGCTCCTTTGCTTTTGCCTCAACTTGAGCGATGGTCCCCGTCATGTAGAAGGCCTGTTCCGGCCAGTCGTCGCACTCTCCATTGAGAATCATTTCCACCCCTTTGAGGGTCTCTTCTCGAGGGACGAATTCCCCTGGGATTCCCGTGAAGGTTTCGGCGGCGAAGAAGGGCTGCGTCAGGAAACGCTGGAGCTTTCGGGTTCGGTTCACGATGAGCTTGTCCTCTTCGGAGAGCTCCTCGACTCCAAGGATGGCAATGATATCCTGGAGCTCTAAGTAGTGGGCGATGTATTTTCGAACCTCCTGGGCAAGGCGAACGTGCCGCTCACCCGCGATGGCCGGGTCAAGGGCTCTCGAGGTGGATTGCAGAGGGTCCACTGCCGGGTAAAAGCCCTGCTCGAAGAGCTTTCGCGAGAGTACGGTGACGGCATCAAGGTGAGCGAAAGTCGTTGCCGGAGCAGGGTCGGTGAGATCATCAGCGGGGACATAAATGGCCTGCACCGAGGTTATGGAACCGTTCACGGTGGAGGCAATTCGCTCCTCAATCATCCCGATTTCCTCAGCCAGAGTCGGCTGGTACCCGACAGCAGAGGGAATACGACCAAGAAGAGCAGAGACCTCCGCCCCTGCCTGAACGTAACGGAAGACGTTGTCGATGAAAAGGAGCACATCCTGGGCGAGGACATCCCGGAAGAACTCCGCCATGGTGAGGGCTGTCAGGGCAACCCTGAAACGGGCTCCAGGAGGTTCATTCATCTGTCCGAAGACTAAGACGGTGTGGTTCAGGACACCGCTTTTTTGCATCTGGAGCCAGAGCTCATTTCCCTCCCGGACTCGCTCCCCCACCCCTGCAAAGACCGAAACCCCCCGGTGCGTGGTTGCCGTGCGGTGGATGAGCTCCATGATGAGGACGGTTTTCCCGACTCCCGCTCCACCAAAAAGCCCCGTTTTCCCCCCTCGAACATAGGGACAGAGAA containing:
- a CDS encoding F0F1 ATP synthase subunit beta, with the protein product MSEGVVEQVIGQVVDVRFPRQATPPIHNALFVPQRNTQGFGEPLVLEVHSHLEEGLVRSIAIQDTTGLERGVKVLDTGEPIKVPVGKETLERMFNVLGEPIDGKGPVRARAKHSIHRPAPPLTERIASTEVFETGIKIIDLLCPYVRGGKTGLFGGAGVGKTVLIMELIHRTATTHRGVSVFAGVGERVREGNELWLQMQKSGVLNHTVLVFGQMNEPPGARFRVALTALTMAEFFRDVLAQDVLLFIDNVFRYVQAGAEVSALLGRIPSAVGYQPTLAEEIGMIEERIASTVNGSITSVQAIYVPADDLTDPAPATTFAHLDAVTVLSRKLFEQGFYPAVDPLQSTSRALDPAIAGERHVRLAQEVRKYIAHYLELQDIIAILGVEELSEEDKLIVNRTRKLQRFLTQPFFAAETFTGIPGEFVPREETLKGVEMILNGECDDWPEQAFYMTGTIAQVEAKAKELKRL
- a CDS encoding cytidine deaminase, which translates into the protein ATGYNGAPTGVAHCTEETCLRNVKNIPSGQMHELCRGLHAEQNVIIQAALYGVSTKGATLYCTHKPCILCVKMLINAGIVRIVYENPYPDPLSEELLKEAGIEVTVFSGGQSDAP
- the wecB gene encoding UDP-N-acetylglucosamine 2-epimerase (non-hydrolyzing) — encoded protein: MSVAFVLGTRPEIVKLAPLIRALERRKEFFPWVVHTGQHREMAASFFEVFRISPRYDLGVMVEGQSLFYLTSRILEGLEGVFTKDRPDLVVVQGDTTSALCGAMAAFYLKIPCAHVEAGLRSFSKYSPFPEEMNRVLIGRLADMHFAPTPRARENLLKEGIPKERIFVTGNTVVDALFGVLEAYPSFTHPLLREEACGGTIITVTAHRRENWGEGIEGVARAIRRIVLEREDVKVFFPLHPNPRVRERVLPVLSGVPRVFLLDSLPYPDFVRLLARSRVVVSDSGGVQEEATALGVPVVVTRDTTERPEVLECGLGVLSGCNEEAIVQEVRTLLEEGKERERKFVFGDGRAAERMIEVLAAFFGLPGTFEEFIPE
- a CDS encoding undecaprenyl/decaprenyl-phosphate alpha-N-acetylglucosaminyl 1-phosphate transferase, which codes for MLREALFFPFLAFLLSLGLVPLVIRFSERRGCFDLPDGERKIHDRPISRLGGLAVFGAFLLSFIFLAFALSLPLSPFFLLGVGVIFATGLLDDFLSLPPWEKFAGQCLGACFLLLGGVVIRFFTLPWSHVVYLGWFGYPLTLFWIVGISNALNLIDGLDGLSGGVGAIAGFTLGIIALQEGRVEPALFSFLLVGAVLGFLPYNFPPARIFLGDGGALFLGGMLAAISVQGAVKSAAAFTLVLPAIILGVPIFDTLFAIVRRKKNRLPISSPDRGHLHHRLLERGYSKREVLTIFYGLSGLCGGIAIFVNTFLANSTYSLLLFFLVVLFFLSLGRNLKVTELPKEKKPLVRH
- the atpC gene encoding ATP synthase F1 subunit epsilon — protein: MTLVIITPEREITIPEVRSLIFECPDGKRGVLPGHARALFELPIGVLYCRKENGEELYFALGGGVAEVTPEKVTVLVHSAEEAHEIDVARAQEAARRAEIRLREKAANVDFARAQMALLRSLARLRAAAHLSRESKKATRG